From the Lemur catta isolate mLemCat1 chromosome 1, mLemCat1.pri, whole genome shotgun sequence genome, the window cacactcacacccacagcCCCCAATCCCACACCCACCTTCCTCCAGCGTGATACCCTGGATAGGGACACTGTCTCGGAAGCCGCTGCTGTAGCCACCCCTGGATTTCTCCTGCTCCgaagccccctccccagggccgtAGCCTGGCCCTACCTCATTGTATCCCTCAGCAGGTAGGGGATGCACACCactctgggaagggaaggggcctTCAAGCGGTGGGGACCCAGGAAGAGGAGGCCGAaagggggctggaggaggcaaTGGCAGCCCCAGGGGAAAAGAGGAGCCCCGCCCTCCATAAGGGTCACTGGGGAAGGGGCGGGGAAGGAAAGAGACTGGAGGTGGGCGGGCACAACCTGTGGTACCCCCAGTCTCAGGGAACATCCGCAGGCCTGGTCTGTAGGATGGTGGGGGCCCCGTCTGGGGGTACAGAGGGGGCGTGCCATAGCCGAAGCCTTCTGACAGGTAAGGAGCTTCGTAAGCAGGGTCTTCATGGGGATAGGAGGGGTAGGGGGGCCTGGGTGGTGAGAAGTCCATGTCAGTGCCAAAGGGGGGGCCCGATGCGGAAGGGAAGCCCCGGAGAGATGAGTCTGGTAGGGGCTCCTCCTTGCAGATCACTGGGAAGACGGAAGTGGGAGGACACGCTGGTGAGAGGCCTAGCAGTCTCCCCACTGCACACCTTCCAACCACCAGCTCCTCCCAGGTTCCCTCCATGCCTCACCCCCTCACAATGGGGGCACTGCTTCCctttgccccagcctccccataTCCCTATTCCCCCACCACGGGCTGTCCCAGAGCGCACCAGGCAGAAACTTGAAACTCTGGGTAGGACTGCGCTTCCTCCGCCCATTGGAAACATAAAAGTAGACCTGGACTGGCCGGGACACCCGCTTGTTGCTGTACTCGGGGACGGTCAGGGTCAGTGTCacctgaggaagagagaaaatgaggcaGGGCACCCTCTGGGATCTAGGCTCAGCTCACCCTTTCCAAGGGCCCAAACTCAACCTTCTAGTTTCTTCCATTTGCTAAGGAGGAAAGTTCATGCCCTCGAGACAAACCTGATTCCAGAGTGGCCCACACTGCCTCCTCCAGAAAAGAATAGGTAGCTCTGGAGTACACTCCCATGGGCAAGGGGACCCAGCTGAGAATCTCCTGActtctcccacccctgccccatgggGGCTACCCTAGCGACACTGGTACCTCATTGCTCTGCAATCGGTTCACCGTGGCCTCCTCCTCCCATTGCAGCTTTCCATCTGTACAGGAGAACAGACAGCTCCAGCCCAACTCCAGGGCcgccacccctgccccagtcccctGCCATTTCCCCTTCTGCTAGAGCCAAGGCCAAATTCAGAAAGCCCCTAGAAGGTCTGCACACAGAGGAGCCTGCTGCATTTTTACTTGGTAAGATGGAAGAATCAGGGTTTAAAATTGTTTCCAAGGTACAAGGAAGCCAACTGAGACCAAGGGAAATGGCAGGACCAGCCCAGAGACCAGAGGGAGTTAGTGACAACAGCAACTCTTGAACTCTCCCATCCAACTCCAAACATCGCCTCCCATGATAATGCTGGGAGGGAAGATCAAAGGTAGAAAAGGGTCCTAGCTTGATGGAGGGCAATGAGACCCCCAAGTCTCATGACCCAGAACCTCTGGAGATGCTCTGACATGGTCACAGGGTACTAGATTCAGATATAGGGGCTAGTGCTCTTGGTGAAAAGAGTTTGGAGAGGGCAAAGGTCTCGGGTTGGTGGCTGCACTTGGAACCCTCAGTCTTCCCTTCCTCTATTCCTGCAGCTTCATCTTGGGGCAGCTCACGGGCTCTCTTAATCACAGCTATGCCTCCAGGCCTATAACTCAAGAAGGGCCCCAGCAGGAGCTATGAGGGTGTAAGTCACCTCACATGCCCTATCTACATGGGGGTAAGTTATCTCAAAACAGACTCCTCTTTAATAAACGGAATGTGTATATCTTACATTTGTtcagcatcctcatcattttagATTGCTTTTACACCCATCGCCCCCCAGGAAGCAGACAGAACAATGGGAAGGGTAGTCTGtctgtttcattttatagataactGAGACTCAACTGGCCAATTGGGTGATAGTGCCAGAGATCTTTCACCTGCCAGTTCCAacctctccctgcctgccctcccctccccggtGGGTACTCACCAGGGCCCCTCTCAATGAACACCACCTTGGAGTCCGGCAGAAAATTCGAGCCTGTCAGTACTAgttcctcccctcctctcacaGAGCAGGCACTAGGGCTGTAAGCCTCCACCTGGGGCAGCTCCTGGGCTGAGCGCTGGGCTGCAGAGCAGTGCAAGGAAgaggcctggctgggctgggcatggAGGGGGCAGCCTCCTCTGCCTCGCCCTCTTTGGAATAACTGCCACAGGGCCCTGGGGGAGCCCTCCTCAGTGGCAGACACACAAGTAAACCAACTGTACCCATGGGGTCACACAGACCTTGTAAAGGGCCACTCCCggagcagagagagaggtgaACAGGGTAGGCCAGGGAGTTACCCAAACAGTGCCCAGAGCCACCCCAGGGGCAGAGAGGGTACAGGGTCACTCTGGTCCAGCCCAGAGATAGAGTCTATGGCAGGGGCAAACTAGAACACCACCCCCTCCACTCCTCCACCCATGGTAGAAATAAGGGCTGAGTCCTCTATAGGGCtacccagggcaggcagggcacagGACACTGCAGAGGAGACGGGCagatagacacacacagacaaagGAGTtgcaagagacagagagatggcCCAGGGCCTCTTTGCTCACAGCACTCGATGGGCACCGATGCTGTCTGCACCGAGACGACCTTCCCGCCTCCCTGGGGCACGTGTACCCGGAACACCAGCCGCACGCGTGTGTTTTTTCGCCCGATGTCCGTCTCACCCTTCCGAAGCTCAATGTCTGAGTTCCGAAGCTTCAGGATTCCAGCACAGTCAATGCTGAAGGCAAAGGATGGATGGCAAGCCCTCCTAGCTGAAGCCAGAACGGTGATACATCCTAAAGAGGGAAGCCCCTGCCCTCCATCCAGAGCCCTGAATGACCTTCTAAGGGTGACTTACGGGCTATTTTCTAACCCAGAGCTGGCCTATCCAGGGTGTCCCCAGCCCCAAAAGTCCTCTTTGAGATGGTAAGAAGGCATGAAGCCAGCTCCTAAGGATGATGTTTAGCTCTTCTGGGAAAAGGAATAGGTGGGCTAGCTTAGGCCCAATGGAGAAGGCCAGTCTAAAGCCTGCAGACTGAGGGGCAGTTGTGTGGCACTTACTTAGCTGCCATGTTGTTCTCAGGCAGCAGGGTCATCTCCAACACCTTGGTGCCACTGACTACGGCTTCATAGCTGGCCGTGGCCACCATCTTGCCCGTGATACGGTGCACCTGGTAGAAGGCATGAGGCCTCAGGTTCCTTTCATCTGCAGTGCCGATGAACATCTGTAGGGTCAGCGGCTTCTCACTGTAGCCTAGGAGCTGGCAGAGGAAGACAGAGGCCACCTAATTGAAATCCCCACAGTCTCATCCTTTATCCATCCCTGGATTTTCAGTCCACCAGAGGGTGGGGATGGTGAAAGATAAAGGATATCCTGGAAGGGAATCCCTGGAGAACTGGGCACCCGTTGTGGAGAAAACGTGGCCTGGAGTTCACAGTGTTATTCTTGGAATAAGGCCCAAACTGGGCTGGGCAAAGGGGGAAGAGCCTCGGAGAGAGACTGGCCCAACTCAATATACTCAATATAGAGAAAACCTAACTCCCCGTGACTTTTGGCCTCTGCCTAACCCTTCCCCCACATCTGGCAGGCCACCGTTTTCCAGCATAGACATGAGGCTGGTGTCCCATGGGATGAGTTGAGTGGGGGTGGAAGGACAGACAGTAGAAAGTATATCCGGGTCCTTGGAGTAGtacacccctcctcccccaatgCCAGCTCCTCCCCCAGGCTGCCTGCAGGAGCAGAGCTGAGAGGGAGTGTGGGAAAGGGCAGTGCCATCTCTTTCTGCACAGCTGGAGCCCATCTGCAGGGATCTGGGATGGGAGAGGGGGAAGGATATCAGGCCTGCCCCTTATCCCTTACCTTGACTACAGGGTGACCACCAGGGGCAGCTTTGACAGCTCCACGGCTGCCCTCTGTCTCATAGTGGGCCCTGTGGTGGGCTCTAGGCTGCACCTCGATCCTCAGCTCCAGCTGCTCATACTGGCTGGGCAGAGGCCAGTCCAGGGGGGGTAGGGCAGAGGTCCTGGGTAGGAGAGAAGAGCAGTGATCATCAGCAGCCTCGGACCCCAGTGAGGACCACGCTGGGTctgtgagggaggaggggtgtgGGTCTAGAAAGAGGAAAGCACAGCAGAAATAAAAAGTCCAAAAGCCCAGAAGCAAGGGGTGATAGGGGACAGAGCCCCTAGAGATGAGGGTACGGAAGATGGCAACAGGCCTGAAACTCCCTTCTTCCCTGCTCTGAGCACAGGGTTTGGGGTAGGGAGGCTTCACCTGGATATAGAGGATTCCCAAGCCTGTCCTAAGCCCCAGACCTAGATGGGAAGAGTAAAGAAATGCCACTTCAGACCAAAAAAGACCTTAGACCTGAAtgctttgttttacaaataaagaaactgaggccagcaGCCAGTGACAGAACTCAGGACTGCGCGCACTCTGCTCCCAGGCCAGCTCCCTTTCCACTGGTTGGGGCTTGACAGGTAGAGTTCCAGGAAGCTAAGCAGTTTCAGGTGGGGCAACTTATCCTGCACTGTGCTCCCAGATACTCTAAGCCAGTGGATCTCAACTGGTAAAAGCCACTCAGGTGatatttggtaatgtctggaCACAGTTTTTGTTGTCACAACTAGAGGAGGTGGTACTACTAGCATCCAATAGGTAGAAGCCAGAAATGCTGCTAAACTACCCTACAATGCCCAGCACAGccccaacaacaaagaattatcctgcTCAAAAtctcaatagtgctgaggttgagaaaaccTTGCCCTCTGGGAAACCCAGGGGAACGGGTATTAAGGTGTCTTTCCCCTA encodes:
- the NFATC4 gene encoding nuclear factor of activated T-cells, cytoplasmic 4 isoform X1, coding for MGAASCEDEELEFKLVFGEEKEAPPLGAGGSGEELDSEDAPPCCRLALGEPPAPIGIPRPPPPRPGMHSPPPRPAPSPGTWESQPARSVRLGGPGGGAGGSGGGRVLECPSIRITSISPTPDPPAALEDNPDAWGDGSPRDYPPPEGFGGYREAGGQSRGAFFSPSPGSSSLSSWSFFSDASDEAALYAACDEVESELNEAASRFGLGSPLPSPRASPRPWTPEDPWSLYGPSPGGRGPEDSWLLLSAPGPTPASPRPASPCGKRRYSSSGTPSSASPALSRRGSLGEEGPEPPPPPPLPLARDPGSPGPFDYVGAPPAESIPQKTRRTSSEQAVALPRSEEPAPCNGKLPSGAEESVAPSGGPQKEVAGMDYLVVPSPLAWSKARIGGHSPIFRTSALPPLDWPLPSQYEQLELRIEVQPRAHHRAHYETEGSRGAVKAAPGGHPVVKLLGYSEKPLTLQMFIGTADERNLRPHAFYQVHRITGKMVATASYEAVVSGTKVLEMTLLPENNMAANIDCAGILKLRNSDIELRKGETDIGRKNTRVRLVFRVHVPQGGGKVVSVQTASVPIECSQRSAQELPQVEAYSPSACSVRGGEELVLTGSNFLPDSKVVFIERGPDGKLQWEEEATVNRLQSNEVTLTLTVPEYSNKRVSRPVQVYFYVSNGRRKRSPTQSFKFLPVICKEEPLPDSSLRGFPSASGPPFGTDMDFSPPRPPYPSYPHEDPAYEAPYLSEGFGYGTPPLYPQTGPPPSYRPGLRMFPETGGTTGCARPPPVSFLPRPFPSDPYGGRGSSFPLGLPLPPPAPFRPPLPGSPPLEGPFPSQSGVHPLPAEGYNEVGPGYGPGEGASEQEKSRGGYSSGFRDSVPIQGITLEEVSEIIGRDLSGFPAPPGEDPPA